AGAGAAAGCTGCTTTTCCGGGCAATCCTTACACTCCTTGAATGCCGACTGGCTGAAGAAAAATATCAGGATTACGAAAAATGTCATATCTCCTTTTTTCCAAAGGAGATATACCGTCAGGCAAAAAAAATGACAGCCGGAAAAAACAGGTTTTCATGGTTGCCGTTCGCCTCCACATGGCGGGAGCTTTCAGAAAAGCACAACAGCCTGCTGACCCTTTACGAGCGATTCAGGGAAACTGCAACGACGACCTGATCAAAGGTCACCCATCACGGGCAGACTTCCTCTCCTGTTAACACAGCTTTTGACGCTCGTGCGATGGCCAGCTCTTCATTGGTGGGTATTCCCCACACCTGAACCCTGCTGCTGTCGCTGCTGAGCAGGACGGGTTCCCTGACTCTTTGATCGTTTCTTTGAGAATCGAGTTCAACACCGAAATGTTCCATTTTTTCAAGACTTTTTGCCCGGACAATACTGTCATTCTCCCCTATGCCTGCTGTAAAAACAATGGCATCTACCCTGCCCAGCACAGCCATGAACGCACCGATATATTTACGGTTTCGATAGGTCTGGACCTCGAGTGCCAGACGCGCCCTCTTGTTTCCCACCGCAATCTGCTCATGAATATCACGCATATCATTCATTCCGCAGAGCCCTTTCAGACCTGATTCCTTATTGAGCATGTCATCAATTCGCTTTATATCCATGCCGCAGTTTCTGGCAAGGAAAAAATGTAAGGCGGGATCGACATCACCGCTCCGGGTTCCCATGACCAGTCCCTCCAGGGGTGTAAGACCAAGAGAGGTATCGACACTCAGGCCTCTTTCAATTGCGCACATGGAACAGCCGTTCCCCAGGTGAACAGTTATCAGGTTGAGTTCTGTCAGCGATCTTTTCATCTGTTTTGCACATTCCTGTGCCACATACTGGTGAGAAGTGCCATGAAAACCGTAACGCCGGATTTTTTCTTTTTCGTAAAGCTCACTCGGCAACGCATAATGATATGCTTTTGGTGGAATGGTTTGGTGAAAAGCAGTATCAAAAACCGCAATCTGTTTTACCCCTGGAAAAAGTTCACCGGCCACTCTGATTCCATCGAGATTCGCAGGATTATGCAGGGGAGCAAGGGCCACATTATTCTCTATGGCCTCTAGAACTTCTGCTGTAATTAACGTCGGACTATGAAATTCCTCTCCTCCGTGCACAACCCTGTGACCGATAGCCTCAATACTGTCTTTTCCGGAAATCACTCCGCTTGCTGGATCAGTCAGGACGTCAACCACCAGCCGCATTCCCTTACTGTGGTCCTCAACCTTCTCCGACCTCTCCACTTTCGCCTTCAAACCTGTTTCGGGCCTCAACGTACAGGAAACGACACCCTTTTCCTCTCCTATTCTCTCCACAAGTCCCGAAGCGAGCACTTTTTCCCCACCCATATCTATGAGCTGGAATTTAATAGAAGAACTTCCTGAATTTACAATAAGTATTTTCACTGCGACCTCTTTTGATCAACTGAGATTATGAATATTCAATTTTTCATTTCACAGACATACATGAAAAAATCACAAAACCCTCGCGGATTGAAGTATTACCATACCCGGCAGGCAAGACCCATTCTTTTTATTGATTTATGATTTCAGTAAATTGGAAGGAAAGAAAAACGTGGATGGTGCTATAAAAGTTCAGATCTGTTTCTCGCCGACTTTTCCATCAAGCGATGAAGACAACTCACGTAGATCTTATTCTGGAAAGGTTTTGAAAGATGATCCACATAGGGATCACTGCTCTGAAGTTCTTTTGTCGACTCCAGAAATTCAATATTGCCGGAACTGAACAGTACAGGAATATTTTGATCCATTTTCCGGATATGATTGTAAACGTTCATGCCGGTAATTTCTCCGGGGAGTACATAATCCAGGCTGACACAGTCATAATTGTTGTTATTGAACAACTCTATAGCCTTCTCTCCATTACTGGCAATATCTACTTTATGGTTACAGGGATCTCCCGTTAACAGACGATACTGCACCTCGGAAATAGCCTGTTCATCTTCCACCAGGAGAATACGTTGATTGAACAAATTAACCTCTTTCTGAATTTCCTCTTTTTCTTCCGGGGTCAGTTCCTTTTCCCTTACCGGCAATTTGATGGTGAACTTAACTCCACAGCCGAATTCAGACTCAACCTCAATCGTCCCCCTGTGCTGTTCAATATATTTTTTTACATTTGCCATCCCATAGCCGGTTCCCTTTACACCTTCCCGATAGGAACCGGTTACATCTTTTGTCCCTTTCAGGGTAAATGAAGGATCATAAATTCGATCAAGATACTCACTGGGAATGCCACAACCGTTATCTTCAATTTCAATTCGAATACTGTTCTCTGCACAGGAAGTTCGAAGAATAATTCTGGGTTCAGTCTCAAGTGTTAATGCATGAATTGAATTGAGAATCATATTCACAAGAGCATGTTCGATCATCCCTGGATCAGCAAGCAGTTCAGGCATATCATATTGATCATCCCGAATAATCTCTATTCCCTCCAGATCTTTTTTTAAGAGACTCAATACAAGATCGATTTTTTCGCTGACCCTGAAAAACTCCTGCTTCGGTTCCTGATCTCTTGCAAAAGCAACAAGATTTCTTGTCAGATTTTTTCCGCGAAGTGTCTGCTCAAATATTAACTCCAGAGTTTTTTTGATTCGTTCATCTTTGCATTCAAGGAGAGAAAGCTCAGTATTGCCCATGATTACTCCTAAAATATTGTTGAAATCATGGGCCATTTTGCCAGCAATCTGTCCGACCAGTGCCAGTTTTTCATGTTCGGCAGCTATATTGAGAGCTGCCATTTTCTCACTTTCAATTTTTTTCAATTCAGTAATATCATGAACAACTATCCTGGCTCCCGTTACTTTTTTTCCCTGATAACTAAAATCTGTATTTATCACTACATTTATTTCCTCACCATCTTTCTTGAGAATTATATATTCTGCTTTATCTCCGGGAACCTCACCTGAAGCAAATTTTCCGAATTCTTTCAAAAAAGACTCTGCGCTTTTTTCATGCAACAGCCTTCGGGCATCCATCGTTAACAATTCTTCTTCAGTATACCCTGTAAATCTGCACATTTGTTCATTAACACGGGTAAATTTTCCTTGAGCAAAATCCAACTCACACATACCGGCAGGAGCATTATTGAACAAATACCTGTATCGTTTTTCACTCTCTTTGAGAGCTTCTTCCGTTCTTTTTCGCTCAATGGCTATCGCCATCTGATCCGATACAAGTGACAAAACCTTTAAATCTTCTTCATTGTAGAGAAACGGGTCGGTATAACTCTGGACGGCGACAACGCCGATGACCTCATTATGAATAACAAGTGGTGCACCCATCCAAATCAGGGGAACTGTTCCGACAATTCGATTCGCAGCACCTCTTGATGCAAGTTCCAGTTCTTTAAAAAGTATCGGCTTACCTCTGAACAGGACTTCACCCGTCAGTGTTTTCTCAGGTGCGAAATCAAGAATAGGAGAACTGTCTTCATCCATTGTATCAACAGAATAAGGGAAATGGAGCATTTTTTTCTTATTATCAACAAGTGCAATAAAAAAATTGGTGACGTCAATGATGGTTCCCAATGATTTGTGAATCGATTTGTAAAGCTCATCAAGATCACCCGCTGTATTAACCGCATTTGAGATGGCAAACAGAGTTGAGATAGTTTTTTCGGATCTTCTCTGCCGGGTGATATCCCTGACTATCCCGCACAGCCCTGTAATGTTATCCTTTTCATTTCCAACAGGAACTTTGATAGTATGAAAAAAACGAACGTCTCCATTAATCTTTTTTTCAAGAAAATCTTCAACCGTCTCGCCCCTGAGAACCTGTCGATCAATTTTCAAGTTTTTTTCACTTTCGTCGGGTCTTAATAATTCTTCATCAGTCCTGCCGATAATATCCTCTTCACTTTTCCCAAAAAGTCGAGCAAAGGCTGGATTTATTTTCTGATAGCGGCAATGGGTATTTTTAATAAAAATTGCATCCTGTGCAGTATTGAAAATTGTTGAAAGCAGTTCCTCACTTTTCCGCAATGATTCCTCGGTGTGTCTTATGGGATCAAGGTTAATATCAAGACAGAACATTTCCTTGCCTCTTGAGGTTTCAAGGAGCACATGGGAAGAATAGACGGGAACAATATTTCCATTTTTGTCAATGAGTTCCAGTTCTCCATCGGGAACCTCTTCACCATATTCAACCCATCGGTCAACCGCTTCAATAACAATTTCGCGCATTGGCTCCGGGATAATAAGATTCTCAAGTTTGGCACCAAGTGCCTCTTCTTCAGAATACCCATAAAGCGCTGTGCTGGCCTTATTCCAGAAGATCACCGTTCTATTCTCATCATATCCCTGAATAGAGATTCCTGAAACATTCTCAATGAGTTGACGAAAACGTTGTTCATTGATACGAAATGCATTGCTCTGCAATTCCCTGAGATAATCCTTCTGCGCAACTTTTCTATTGATATAATGCTGGATCAAAAAACAGATCGCCGTAATAAAGACACTGCCTGCAACCAAAAGAGTACATTTCAACCATATCGGCAGTGCCATAGATGCACTTGCCTGAAAAGATTCACCATACAGTGGACAGGGAACAGACACCATCAACCATGCAGGCAGCATTATAAGTAAAATCTGCGTAATTACTCTTCTCAACATTTCTAAAACATATCCTCTTCACAGAATGAATACTGATACTTCGTAGGAAAATCTCCATGTGTGGTGCGGGATAATCTTTATTATAGCGGAATGTTCTGAGAAACTTCAAATTCTTTAACCTGAATCCTGCAGGCAAAAGAAAATAAAACAATCATTTCACCCGAATAATGAGTAAACCTGATTACTCATGTCATGTACAATCTCTTGATATGATAAGAAGAGTTATATTTTTCATTTCCCGAGGTGTGCATAACTCAGCTCAGCTCTTATGAGTCTGGATAAGCAGGCACATCAACAACCTGGCTCAAGTTTCATGGATAATCAGAAATTATTGATTGTCCGTCCTGCAAATCGGGAGCATAAAAACTGTCATTGCCACATTAATTTTTGGAAAAAGGCACAATTAGTGGTAATAAGACCATTTTGGATTCACCTCATTAAACTTGATACGATTTACTAAAAATGTACAAAACTGATTTTCGAGAAATTCCATATAATTTTACTTCTGCAGATGACAGGCTCATCGTCAATCTTCTCTTTGGCAACAAAGTTTGGGAAGACCTGGAAGAACTGAGGAGCCAACGAATAACCGGTCGCTCAGCCCGAC
The DNA window shown above is from Desulfomarina profundi and carries:
- a CDS encoding hybrid sensor histidine kinase/response regulator — its product is MLPAWLMVSVPCPLYGESFQASASMALPIWLKCTLLVAGSVFITAICFLIQHYINRKVAQKDYLRELQSNAFRINEQRFRQLIENVSGISIQGYDENRTVIFWNKASTALYGYSEEEALGAKLENLIIPEPMREIVIEAVDRWVEYGEEVPDGELELIDKNGNIVPVYSSHVLLETSRGKEMFCLDINLDPIRHTEESLRKSEELLSTIFNTAQDAIFIKNTHCRYQKINPAFARLFGKSEEDIIGRTDEELLRPDESEKNLKIDRQVLRGETVEDFLEKKINGDVRFFHTIKVPVGNEKDNITGLCGIVRDITRQRRSEKTISTLFAISNAVNTAGDLDELYKSIHKSLGTIIDVTNFFIALVDNKKKMLHFPYSVDTMDEDSSPILDFAPEKTLTGEVLFRGKPILFKELELASRGAANRIVGTVPLIWMGAPLVIHNEVIGVVAVQSYTDPFLYNEEDLKVLSLVSDQMAIAIERKRTEEALKESEKRYRYLFNNAPAGMCELDFAQGKFTRVNEQMCRFTGYTEEELLTMDARRLLHEKSAESFLKEFGKFASGEVPGDKAEYIILKKDGEEINVVINTDFSYQGKKVTGARIVVHDITELKKIESEKMAALNIAAEHEKLALVGQIAGKMAHDFNNILGVIMGNTELSLLECKDERIKKTLELIFEQTLRGKNLTRNLVAFARDQEPKQEFFRVSEKIDLVLSLLKKDLEGIEIIRDDQYDMPELLADPGMIEHALVNMILNSIHALTLETEPRIILRTSCAENSIRIEIEDNGCGIPSEYLDRIYDPSFTLKGTKDVTGSYREGVKGTGYGMANVKKYIEQHRGTIEVESEFGCGVKFTIKLPVREKELTPEEKEEIQKEVNLFNQRILLVEDEQAISEVQYRLLTGDPCNHKVDIASNGEKAIELFNNNNYDCVSLDYVLPGEITGMNVYNHIRKMDQNIPVLFSSGNIEFLESTKELQSSDPYVDHLSKPFQNKIYVSCLHRLMEKSARNRSELL
- a CDS encoding acetate/propionate family kinase, with the translated sequence MKILIVNSGSSSIKFQLIDMGGEKVLASGLVERIGEEKGVVSCTLRPETGLKAKVERSEKVEDHSKGMRLVVDVLTDPASGVISGKDSIEAIGHRVVHGGEEFHSPTLITAEVLEAIENNVALAPLHNPANLDGIRVAGELFPGVKQIAVFDTAFHQTIPPKAYHYALPSELYEKEKIRRYGFHGTSHQYVAQECAKQMKRSLTELNLITVHLGNGCSMCAIERGLSVDTSLGLTPLEGLVMGTRSGDVDPALHFFLARNCGMDIKRIDDMLNKESGLKGLCGMNDMRDIHEQIAVGNKRARLALEVQTYRNRKYIGAFMAVLGRVDAIVFTAGIGENDSIVRAKSLEKMEHFGVELDSQRNDQRVREPVLLSSDSSRVQVWGIPTNEELAIARASKAVLTGEEVCP